A region of Streptomyces halobius DNA encodes the following proteins:
- a CDS encoding zinc ribbon domain-containing protein, translating to MAGLDSDGNPIEDFGATVLTPDEYRRVLALFAEQRSQQPEAREAFEYLLTDGVAECGSCKHAMVGTRVTGDADPSYRCPPPRARQPSCGRVRMNADRLEDSVTEEVLAELLRPGAQEHLARLLADIQAEAERLKEHIAGAEKRFEELRNMRDVLVEAAYAAAEKATKGDLRQSRNRLRFLEQMADLPVEGVTNLVEWWNSAPRSSQRALVCVEIVKVRVLAVGRGKHRDPSERIEIDWRKPSISPSASAARR from the coding sequence ATGGCCGGTCTGGACAGCGACGGCAATCCGATCGAAGACTTCGGCGCGACAGTCCTGACGCCGGATGAATACCGGCGCGTGCTGGCGCTGTTCGCGGAGCAGCGGAGCCAACAGCCCGAAGCGCGGGAGGCGTTCGAGTACCTGCTGACCGATGGTGTGGCGGAGTGCGGCAGTTGCAAGCACGCGATGGTGGGGACGCGGGTGACCGGCGACGCCGACCCGTCCTACCGTTGCCCGCCGCCACGCGCCAGGCAGCCTTCGTGTGGACGAGTCCGGATGAATGCCGACCGGCTCGAAGACTCGGTGACCGAGGAGGTGCTTGCTGAGCTTCTGCGCCCGGGCGCTCAGGAGCACCTGGCGCGGCTGCTGGCTGACATCCAGGCGGAAGCGGAGCGCCTCAAGGAGCACATCGCCGGAGCCGAGAAGCGGTTCGAGGAGCTGCGCAACATGCGCGACGTGCTCGTGGAAGCCGCGTACGCCGCCGCGGAGAAGGCCACGAAGGGCGACCTGCGCCAGTCGCGCAATCGGCTGCGGTTCCTGGAGCAGATGGCGGATCTCCCGGTCGAGGGCGTCACGAACCTCGTGGAGTGGTGGAATTCAGCGCCACGCTCCTCGCAGCGCGCCCTGGTCTGTGTGGAGATCGTCAAGGTACGAGTGCTGGCAGTCGGCCGCGGCAAGCACCGCGATCCGAGCGAGCGGATTGAGATCGACTGGCGCAAGCCGTCCATCTCTCCTTCAGCGTCGGCCGCCCGACGCTGA
- a CDS encoding DNA-binding protein — protein sequence MTTSGVPARARGGMSIEELRSLPAAVSVATAARAFGIGTDKAYALIKAEKFPAKTIPVGETQKVATLSLWEALGVPA from the coding sequence GTGACTACCTCTGGCGTGCCGGCCCGTGCGCGGGGCGGGATGTCGATTGAGGAGCTGCGGTCGCTGCCTGCTGCGGTGAGCGTGGCGACGGCTGCGCGTGCGTTCGGGATCGGCACCGACAAGGCGTATGCGCTGATCAAGGCGGAGAAGTTCCCGGCGAAGACGATCCCGGTGGGCGAGACCCAGAAGGTTGCGACGTTGAGCCTGTGGGAGGCGTTGGGAGTGCCTGCGTGA
- a CDS encoding immunity 49 family protein produces the protein MTQHHAPDAHLPMLTVPQAERLRNLAADYFLARDGTRPTIGGGAVERGGRLSPLTALAQRCRTVAERHWPELVAEHFARLESASQGDEGAAELLRQTYLRLLPADAFPADAAGHFRYARPVAEDLVAALALDTPTSIRLLNDADVARAGLDELWAAGRANLLGEPVEHVEVRGPSGALLHSVSGASHFIASKALMLPELAQVVTGRELPEAGALVAVPTRHLLAFHPIVDGTLADAVNELGTYALGAYEDGPGSLTPRLYWWHQSRLVCLTVFDHENRSLSVQPPQELLEMMKTLRGEQETAVGSSAADVEQLACVVGEFTERLEQDPGSLGDAFAAALTVAHARCADDPDAAMLETWESWVTAMQVGSAMFATTLAREGIVECRVGDRMLALPATGPAPYADARAWLDAFWLALVCRETDRLTRLSQVPLDDLRRASNQDDYVFHWIDTLQSHWLRQPMDDIVPKLLATMETSHPHVATRTPKDFLDLVDYQPVALCHRLITNDHAAFAEAFTEALAHHDRYWNGSTNDPRGRVALGPLAMACLAHDWDFPIDTASPYLPKYLLNREWCGEFPT, from the coding sequence GTGACCCAACACCACGCACCCGACGCCCACTTGCCCATGCTCACCGTGCCGCAGGCCGAACGCCTGCGAAATCTGGCGGCCGACTACTTCCTAGCCCGGGACGGCACTCGCCCGACGATCGGGGGAGGGGCCGTCGAGCGTGGCGGGCGCCTCAGCCCGCTGACGGCGCTGGCGCAGCGGTGCCGCACCGTGGCGGAGCGGCACTGGCCGGAGCTGGTCGCCGAGCACTTCGCCCGACTGGAGAGTGCATCCCAGGGCGATGAGGGTGCGGCAGAGCTGCTGCGGCAGACGTATCTGCGCCTCCTGCCGGCCGACGCCTTCCCCGCGGACGCCGCCGGCCATTTCCGTTACGCCCGGCCGGTGGCCGAGGACCTCGTCGCGGCCCTGGCGCTGGACACGCCCACCTCCATACGGCTCCTGAACGACGCCGACGTGGCCCGCGCCGGCCTCGATGAGCTGTGGGCGGCGGGCCGGGCGAACCTGCTGGGCGAACCGGTGGAGCACGTGGAGGTGCGCGGGCCGTCGGGCGCGCTGCTGCACTCAGTCAGCGGCGCGTCCCACTTCATCGCGAGCAAGGCGCTCATGCTGCCCGAACTGGCCCAGGTCGTCACCGGCCGGGAGCTGCCGGAGGCCGGGGCGCTCGTCGCGGTTCCGACCCGGCACCTGCTGGCGTTCCATCCGATCGTGGACGGCACCCTGGCGGACGCGGTCAACGAGCTGGGCACCTACGCCCTCGGCGCCTACGAGGACGGCCCCGGCTCGCTCACCCCCAGGCTGTACTGGTGGCACCAGTCACGCCTGGTCTGCCTCACGGTCTTCGACCACGAGAACCGCTCCTTGTCCGTGCAGCCGCCGCAGGAGCTGCTGGAGATGATGAAGACACTGCGCGGGGAGCAGGAGACCGCCGTCGGAAGCTCGGCGGCCGATGTTGAGCAACTGGCGTGTGTGGTAGGCGAGTTCACCGAGCGGCTGGAACAGGATCCGGGCAGCCTCGGCGACGCCTTTGCGGCGGCCCTGACGGTTGCCCACGCCCGCTGCGCGGACGACCCCGACGCCGCGATGCTGGAGACCTGGGAGAGCTGGGTCACCGCCATGCAGGTCGGCTCCGCAATGTTCGCCACCACCCTCGCCCGGGAGGGCATCGTGGAGTGCCGGGTCGGTGACCGCATGCTGGCCCTGCCCGCCACCGGCCCCGCGCCGTACGCCGACGCCCGCGCCTGGCTCGACGCTTTCTGGCTCGCCCTCGTCTGCCGCGAGACCGACCGGCTGACGCGCCTGAGCCAGGTTCCGCTGGACGACCTGCGCCGGGCGAGCAATCAGGACGACTACGTCTTCCACTGGATCGACACCCTGCAAAGCCACTGGCTGCGCCAGCCCATGGATGACATCGTCCCCAAGCTGCTTGCCACCATGGAGACGTCCCACCCGCACGTGGCGACCCGCACCCCGAAGGACTTCCTGGACCTGGTCGACTACCAGCCCGTCGCCCTCTGCCACCGGCTCATCACCAACGACCACGCCGCCTTCGCCGAAGCCTTCACCGAGGCGCTCGCCCACCACGACCGCTACTGGAACGGCTCGACGAACGATCCGCGCGGCCGCGTGGCCCTGGGCCCCCTCGCGATGGCGTGTCTCGCCCACGACTGGGACTTCCCCATCGACACCGCGTCGCCGTACCTGCCGAAGTACCTGCTCAACCGGGAGTGGTGCGGGGAGTTCCCGACCTGA